The genomic stretch CTGCTACCCGGGAAGCGGGCTTCACCGAAATTTAGTGCGCGGGATGTGGGATTTTATTCCCTCTCTGTCGGGAACGGGAAGTCATGACGACTCAAATACGCGTTCTAGCTTCCCCTCTCGTTCTCTTCTAGCTCCATTTTCAGGCTATTTTATCGCCCTAACCACCCTACCCTTCCAAAAAAAAGAACCGTGTTCATAGGCTGGCTATTACATTCAAGAAAAGCGAGTAAACATTAACCTCTTGCATCATAGATGAGGATAGAGATCGCACGaggtttgtataggtaatagcatgatttgtagtgatatttggcataaataccacgagtgatgtttcaaaattgttacacgtaatttcacgagccgttaggtgagtgaaatttgaaacaattttgaaatatcatgtgtggtatttatgccaaatatcacgtacaaatcatgctgttatttgtttatactactacccgcaaaaggtttgtaattttcacatgtaggtattcatcctcggagacccaggggcggtcagtcgggccgggagaaataGCGccacaaaagttttcaagtacaggcggaaaagcccctgggtaccgactctcaccggaccatttccaaacggtcaagcgaatgctggctactgattgggcacaaaaaatgctttgtattattgtgcccaatcggcgaacagcatctcctgagttcttttcgtgagttcgtacacgacggctattatttcgccacagttgcccggttcgttcaccaagctttcctatgaccagaaacaaaggaactaccgatgagtcgaaaaacgtttcggatgctatcagcaggagccgatttgcactgagaaaattctgtttctgacgaatcacaatgtatcgtaaatattAGGAACTTCAAGATGaagcggcgacgagaaagtaaaaaaagcaatagcttgacaaggcaacacaacaactttgcacgtgcatcaccctttttgcatacatttctttgccgtcactgcacgactaccacgtgaaaatgcctaatttcacacgttttgtgaaggacgtaaacaagcaatgacaaaattttctttctctttatgaacttggatatggttgatagaaatttaATTCAAGAAGatttcgcttgcatttgacaaagtaagtgagttggaatagtctaatcacgatagagactgaaaaaatgtgagttcactcttcatgcgacgttttcgtggttgTTAGCTGTCGCGGCATAAATTTAATAAGAAGGCGTGATCGATGCAAGCGtaaatacctgttgtaagctcgtcaagcttgtatttttggaaaagcgtctttagttttcgtgtGGAaagtggttgtctttacactaggctgttaagtaaggcTTAAGAgatgctaagttttacttaaccaaaattGCGCGTGCGAAGGCCTAagcaaaatctcaagtaactttgctttgcatctcattaaaaccgacttagcAAACTTGCGGTTTCCAAGCTTTcagaaaggcgaagcatgtcaatcaatcttaattacgttgcgtgggaaaactgaagtaaaaaggataggttgtgtgtgaagctttcttttacttgaagaatttaaaatttacttgtcttgaaatatttgttagcttatttaggctctagtgtaaagactaccagtattttgaaatgcagcgtttatatcaaactgaaaaatTCCTgattgcgtgcatttctttggtgtaTGAGCgcgagccagacaagccgtaaTTGAGTCAacagccgtcgtgtacgaactcacgaaaagaactcaggagatgctgttcgccgattgggcacaataatacaaagcattttttgtgcccaatcagtagccagcattcgcttgaccgtttggaaatggtccggttagagtcggtacccaggggcttttccgcctgtacttgaaaacttttgtcgcgctatttctcccggcccgactgaccgcccctgggtctccgaggatggtaggtatttcaaattaagcagaAATGCCACtgttctaagccaatcaaattgcagaaatttctcctgTGGTAGTATAATTTAGGTTATCGCGTACATCCCGGTATAATTTACTGACTACTCAGTTAAAATTGTTGTCCTAGTGTAATTTAAACCCAATCCCGACTGTTCGTGGTAACGCCCTACAAAGGCgtcaaacaatttttaaaaagaagtgaACAGTCACTCTCGAAAACTGTGACATGGTTTGAAATATTGCCACTTTAATTTCTGACACGTGATTCTTCTTCTCTCTTTGTTCATCTACGTGATAAAGACGTGATAAACCCGTCGTTCATATAACTAAACGCGCCTTAAAGGCCTGAAGCAAAACCCCAGCAAAACCAAGAAACAAATAatcacacacacaaaaaaaaaacgctgaaGATAAgcttaaaagagaaatttaatGTACATTTCGCTCTTTTAATAGGAAGAATAAAATAAATCGATTCTCGTGCGACATCTTGCAATTGGTGctaaattcatatgaattgTAACTTAGTCAGTCTGAGTAGGCTaacttaggcccagttcagacgccgctccactcatgcaAACGTTTCCAAATGAATTAGAGAGAGAGATCCTTCATTCCTCTTTTCTGCTCTCGCTCAGACTTTCTTGACGACCTCGCGCAGAAACCATTGCCGCAGGCAGGTACGTTACCCATGCTTCAAAGAACTGATTTAAAATTCTCGGAAATACAGGATGTTTCTTATTGTTCCGTGAAACCATCAAAACATGTCAAGAAACTTTATTTGATTGGTTAGTAATACAGAGTTAAGCCTGCGTCACAAGACAAGATTTCATCGTTCATTCGCAAAGGCATTCCCTTCATCGTCAACAACCAACccgaaatttttgaaaagtaaCCTTGTTTCCGACCTTTTCCATGGATATAAAGACCTTGCTGGACAATCTTCATGATGAAGTATCCTGTTCTGTGTGCATGTGCGCATTCACTGATCCAAAGCAGTTGCCTTGTTTGCACAGTTTCTGTCTTCATTGCCTGAACGGAATTCAACGAACGAGCGGCGTCCGTGGTAAAATTACATGCCCCGAGTGCGGAAGACAGTTTCAAATCCCTGGAAGTGGAGATCCAAGCGAACTTCCCACCAGTTTTCGTATTAACAATTTGTTAGATGTCTTGGCAATAAAAGAATGCAATACAACTAACGTGAAATGTGGAAACTGCGACAAGCGGAGCGCCCAGACCTTATATTGCTTCCAGTGTTGTTCTTTCTGGTGCGAGGAATGTATTTTAGGACATAACATGATACGCATCAATAAAGAACACAGAACGCTGGCACTGAAAGATTTTCAAGATCAAGACATCGAGGCCGTGTTAAAGAGACCGGCATTTTGTCAGAAGAAACGACACGAAAAAGAAGAGTTGAAATTCTTTTGCAGGGACTGTGAGGTCGCCATTTGCAACACTTGTGCTGTAACACTCCATGAAGGTCACGAAAAGATGCTTTTGGAAGAAGCTGCAGAAGCGTGCAAGACTCAGATCAACTCCATGACTcaatctttaaaagaaaaagcacaagaaaaacgaaaagaactCGAGCAATTGAACCAAAAGAGCGAGGAGATTAAACTGCAAGCAGCCTACTTAAAAAGCCAAGTGCAGACGAATGTAGATCAGGTTATTGCAATCATCGAAGCGTGGAAACAGGATGTTTTTAATGCAGTCGATTTTCAAGCGAAAAATATCACCGGAATCTCTCTCACAGAAAAAAGACCAAGTTGAAAATCGAGTAAATATTATTGAATCAGCAATTGAACAAACTTAGTTCTGAAATCCTTGGATTCAGTGAAACATTTGATACAATCTTGCAGGAAGAGGGAACCCAAGGAAACCGTGACATTGAATGTATTCCTTGGTTTTGTTTcactaaaagtgaaaaactgattaaCGAGTTGAACAGTGAAGGGATATGAAatataaaaactgttttaagcGAAACTAAAATTCAACAATTAGGGGCTAAAGGTAAAGAAAGTCGTAAAGTAATTGTCCGCAATAAAAAGGGGCAAATGTTCGTGACAGTCCTCTTGAGACTCAGGTACAAACCAGGAGTTTCAGATCTGTGCTGTCATTTGGACAAGAAGGTGAGTCTTTTGGAATGCTTGCAGGGCCCTGTGGTGTGGCAGTGAATGATCAGAATGAAATTGCTGTAACTGAGTGTGGTAACCACAGGGTTTCAGTGTTTAGTAGTGACGGTACCCACTTAAGATCGTTTGGTTGGGAGGGTCAGAATAATGGTGCATTCCAGTTCCCTTCACGGATCGCTTTGATAGTGTTGGCAATATTGtggtgcccccccccccccccaaaaaaaaaaatattgtactGGCAGACTGTGATAACCACAGGGTGCAAGTCTTTGATAGGAATGGTAACTTTGTTAGTAGGTTTGGTGAACTTGGAAGTCTTGATCACCAGCTTAGTGACCCTgaaggtttatcaataaacggcaaggataatattattgttgctgATAGAGATAACAAATTAATCAAGATATTCTCTTCTAGTGGGAAGTATTTACGTAAATTTGGTGGAGCAGGTTCTTTGGTCAATCCCTATCTCTGTATCCAACACGGTCAATATTTTATAGTCTCAGAGGAAATCAATTTTGTGCGATTATTTTGTTTAGACATTTTGATATGTCGAAATTGGTTTATTATGTTCtacttgtaaatattttttgtcCATATAAATGAtatggatttccactgtcgggTAAAAGTTGAGGTTACGCTGGCGCCACCTTCcttacattgcctctattttatttacacgAGTAAATACAATACCCTGAAAGAAAAACTGCAGCATATATTGAATTGACTAGATCCAAACAAAGCAATTAATTgcgataattttctcttacaTTGTAATCTCACATTATTACTAAATACGTTTGCAAATACTTCATATCTAGAAATATTATACTCATTAATATTCACATACTTTTTTGAAAGCGTGATTTTTGAATGGGTTTTAACCTGTTCAATAGCGAGGACAGCCTGAATTGTCAATTTTTGTCAGGAGCCCTGATTTTGTAACTAAACGGCTTATTTTTACTTACCTTTTTTCAGTAGTAATAGACATACAAAGCAAAATACTATTCCCTGTAAATAACTCAAGTGgattattttttgtcttaataaaCAACAGTGTAAATGCTTTGTTCCTTGTATTCAATGTCTCCTAATAGTCAAAGGCGGATTTAGAGGCGGGGGAGTGGGGACGAGGAAGCCGCGACTactccttttttctttgaaattttgtatcaTTTTTTATAGAATTCTCAGTTTATATAGCTGGCAAGTGTCCCGGccacccctttctgaattttctggatccgccGCTGCTAATGTTTGCATGTTTGCAATAACCTGGGCAGGAAGGTCGACAAGGCCACTTAGCAGCTAGTCTTGCTTGCTAGCTTGTCTTGTCACTTgagaaaaactaaacaaatttaGCAGTGGCGTTGGAAATTGGTGAAGGCACCTCTCCTCATTTTGTCTCATTTACTGCCGGCCACCCAAGCACAGGGTACAAGTGTAATTGGTTGGAACGGTAACTTTCTCTGTAAGTTTGGTGAAAGAGGTGATGACCAGCTTAGTGAACTTGAACATTTCACGATCAATAAACGGCGACAGtaatattagggagcttaagcaactacgacgacagGGACGAcaatttcaaaaaaacaataggtttaatgatcaaaacaacagctctgcacgtgcatcacgctttttggtacatttctttgacctcCACtggactacgacgtgaaacctcctaatttgacgttctGTGGAGGGCGTGGACAtgcgacgaattttccttcctctttttgaacttgaataaaatccttaagaattcaactccaggaaaagtcgcctgcatttgacatattgagcgggtccaaatagacgcgattaagtttgaaagaacgcaaattcatttttctagggacgttttcactgccgtcgtcttCATCCTTGCTTAAGGTCCATATTATTGTTCCTGATAAAGGTAACAAATTCATCAAGATGCTCTGTTATAGAGAGGAGTGTTTATGCACATTTGGTGGAGCAGGTACTCGTGTTTGCCAATCGGCCCTATCACTGTATCCTACACAGTAAATATCTTATACAGTTGaactctctacaacagccaccttggggacagaaaaaagtggccattgtagagagatGGTCGTTGTAGAGGTTGAAACAACAGTGAATGTACGGACAGTCCGcctaaaaaaaatggccgtacggttgtagagaggtgaccgttcCTGGAGGTTAGAGTGTAGTCTAAAACTGTGGTTATCATCTCAGTAAAATGTTTGATCCTGAGGGAAACTTTGGTAAATTTGGAAAACGGGACCAAGGATGGAGAATTCAACTATCCTCGTTCCCTGTCAGTTAGAAAAGCAGGACTGAGTGCTTATGGTCTGTGATTCCTGACCAACCACAGAACTCAGGTGTTTGAACTGTGTGGAAAGTTTGTTACAACAACACTTTTTGTTGTGAGTTATTAAACCGGTCGGGACTGGTGTAGGACAATGTGTAATGCAAGCATCTACAGaactgtgcttggccttttttgaattttttactgttttagaaaAAACGGTTTTTTCTACTAGACCCAGTCCCCCAAGGCATTTGTATCCTATCTTAACGCTTTCGCttttaaatatctaaaaaaggccaagcacagaagTGATATATTAAACGGCCGGTAAAACAATTGAGGACACAGGAAAAAGTGTTGCCGTTTCATGTcaagaacaagctttttcagCGTCTTACGTGTATAAAGCTCTTAGATGTAGACCACCCTCTCACTTTTAAAGTGAACAAATTGAGACCCATGTCTTAATTTACCCGAGTAATCTGAAACACGGTCAATCGAACCGACGCCCTTAGTCTTCTCAGCAAGATTTCGATACCCTTTCTTCTCGCCTCtagcctgcggacacagacgtatttccggtcgtagCTTCTCTCCATCCTGGTGGTgagaagcgacgaccagaaataaTTCTTTGTCCGCAGGCTATCTCGCCTAAGGTTCctaagagaaaattaaagaaggaAAGCAGTTTGCTTGGATGCCAAGTAGGCTTCTAATGCGAGTTTGATTTGGAGGTAATGGTGGGGACACTTGAAGCTCTCTCTCACCAATCCTcttcaactattttttttttcaccgtcTCTTTGCCTTAGCCCCTTAAAGAACCCGCTCACAGACTATCAACTTATTTCTGGCTCTCGACGTTTAAGGAAAGTAGGGAGCAAACGACAGAATACAAAAACACTTGGATTGTGGTCACGCCCTGAAAATAAGCGTTCGAGAGACTTGCCGAGTTACCTTCGGAGTGTAATGACCACAGCTGAAGGTGAAAGGAAAAggtattaaaaacattttctcttgaCATGACCATTTTCAACAGCTAGGGTAGTTTTAGTAGCAATATCAGTAGAAATGCTTATCGATGAGCCacttaaaactgaaatgatCAAACTTTAGATACGATGTCCCTTATTTTAGCTGTTTAGCTTTGTTTCACTCATTCAGTTTGCCCTTTTTTCTaattccttttctttcagaattTCTTTCACCAGCTGTAGTCGTTTCAATAAACCGAGCATAACTTACCTGAGTAACTCGGCAAGTCTCTCGAACTTAACACGTATTTCTCAGAGGGTGTCCACCACCAAGTTGAGAGTAGAAAATATTGACGATCTATCGATGAGCCACTCAGACCTGAAATGACCAAACTTGCGTGAGATTAGTTATACCTTCTGTTCATTTTCGCTTCATTCTTTGTAACACCTCACCGCACTATACAGTATTGTTGCAGTTGTAATACATACACCAGAAAAGGGATTATGTGGAGCTGTACTACAGCTATAGTCAACAATTAATCAGGTCAGCAAATCTAATATCCTTTACAGAAAGTGGAGTCTGAAGCTAGAGATTGCAGTTCGTGTCACTATTCTCAAGACGCTTCATCTTTGCTTTTCACCAAAAAACTGGTGAGCGATCATTATATTTTCAATTCTTCGATTTTCTCCTCAGGCAGTACAAACTGTTTTCAAATGATATATTCGCAAGTGGCAAATTATTGTGCAAACGAATACAGAAAATACACAACCACACCACACTGAGGCTTTTGTCGAGTTGAGAAAAAATTTTCCCCCATCATTTAAGAAGAAATTCACACTCAAACTGCAAATGCGCATATTATTCTAATTTCCTTGCTGTGCTACAATCGGTGACaaggtatttagcacgaaagttcTAAAGAGTCGGAACCGCCATTTTACATAGTCTTCCGAGCCGCGCGCGTGGGTttccggggtggaaatgaaaatttataagagatggtcgcaagctctcctttcctcggcccctcgctcgcgcattctcgcgaggctcgcttcgcttgcctaAATAGGAGAGCgtgctcgcaggctaggatGACCGAGGAGTTGAAGCAGTCACTTACCCTGAACAACTCCAGctagtggccagagcgggatttgaacccgggtcaCCGCATTGAAATCCAGTGCCCTGACACTCGGCCATCCTGCCTCCTG from Porites lutea chromosome 1, jaPorLute2.1, whole genome shotgun sequence encodes the following:
- the LOC140934872 gene encoding E3 ubiquitin-protein ligase TRIM71-like, which codes for MDIKTLLDNLHDEVSCSVCMCAFTDPKQLPCLHSFCLHCLNGIQRTSGVRGKITCPECGRQFQIPGSGDPSELPTSFRINNLLDVLAIKECNTTNVKCGNCDKRSAQTLYCFQCCSFWCEECILGHNMIRINKEHRTLALKDFQDQDIEAVLKRPAFCQKKRHEKEELKFFCRDCEVAICNTCAVTLHEGHEKMLLEEAAEACKTQINSMTQSLKEKAQEKRKELEQLNQKSEEIKLQAAYLKSQVQTNVDQVIAIIEAWKQDVFNAVDFQAKNITGISLTEKRPS